Proteins encoded within one genomic window of Equus caballus isolate H_3958 breed thoroughbred chromosome 20, TB-T2T, whole genome shotgun sequence:
- the LOC138915013 gene encoding saoe class I histocompatibility antigen, A alpha chain-like isoform X6 — MRVRGPRTLLLLSGTLTLTKTWAGSHSLRYFYTAVSRPGRGKPRFIAVGYVDDTQFQRFDSGAASPRAEPRAPWMEQEGPQYWEEETRTYKDIAHNFRVELNVLPDYYNLSKAGSHTFQWMHGCYVDSDGRLLRGYSQFAYDGDDYLTLNEDLHSWTVADMAAQITLHKWEASGVVERHKAYVKDKCVKWLLRHLENGKEMLQRIEITLTWQRDGEDLTQDTKLVETRPAGDGTFQKWAAVMVPSGEKQRYMCRVQHEGLPEPVILRWEVPLESTISTVGIVVLAVLVVVVIGVLVAGGRSAQQRHCPRLSCVCPVLVNTKL; from the exons ATGAGGGTCAGGGGGCCCCGAACCCTTCTGCTGCTCTCGGGGACCCTGACCCTGACCAAGACCTGGGCGG gcTCCCACTCCCTGAGGTATTTCTACACCGCCGTGTCCCGGCCCGGCCGCGGGAAGCCCCGCTTCATCGCCGTCGGCTACGTGGACGACACGCAGTTCCAGCGGTTCGACAGCGGCGCCGCGAGTCCGAGGGCGGAGCCGCGGGCGCCCTggatggagcaggaggggccgcAGTATTGGGAAGAAGAGACGCGGACCTACAAGGACATTGCACACAATTTCCGAGTGGAACTTAACGTTTTGCCTGACTACTACAACCTTAGCAAGGCCG GGTCTCACACCTTCCAGTGGATGCATGGTTGCTACGTGGACTCAGACGGGCGCCTCCTCCGTGGATACAGTCAGTTCGCCTATGACGGTGATGACTACCTCACCCTGAACGAGGACCTGCACTCCTGGACCGTGGCAGACATGGCAGCTCAGATCACCCTGCATAAGTGGGAGGCAAGCGGTGTTGTGGAGCGCCACAAGGCCTACGTGAAAGACAAGTGTGTGAAGTGGCTCCTCAGACACCTGGAGAACGGGAAGGAGATGCTGCAGCGCATAG AGATCACCCTGACCTGGCAGCGTGATGGGGAGGACCTGACCCAGGACACCAAGCTTGTGGAGACCAGGCCTGCAGGGGATGGGACCTTCCAGAAGTGGGCGGCTGTGATGGTGCCTtctggagagaagcagagatacATGTGCCGTGTGCAGCATGAGGGGCTACCCGAGCCCGTCATCCTGAGATGGG AGGTGCCTCTTGAGTCCACTATCTCCACTGTTGGCATCGTTGTCCTGGCTGTCTTGGTAGTTGTGGTCATTGGAGTCTTGGTGGCTGGAGGAAGAAGTGCTCAG
- the LOC138915013 gene encoding HLA class I histocompatibility antigen, alpha chain G-like isoform X2 — translation MRVRGPRTLLLLSGTLTLTKTWAGSHSLRYFYTAVSRPGRGKPRFIAVGYVDDTQFQRFDSGAASPRAEPRAPWMEQEGPQYWEEETRTYKDIAHNFRVELNVLPDYYNLSKAGSHTFQWMHGCYVDSDGRLLRGYSQFAYDGDDYLTLNEDLHSWTVADMAAQITLHKWEASGVVERHKAYVKDKCVKWLLRHLENGKEMLQRIEPPKTHVTCHPISNHEVTLRFWALGFYPAEITLTWQRDGEDLTQDTKLVETRPAGDGTFQKWAAVMVPSGEKQRYMCRVQHEGLPEPVILRWEVPLESTISTVGIVVLAVLVVVVIGVLVAGGRSAQQRHCPRLSCVCPVLVNTKL, via the exons ATGAGGGTCAGGGGGCCCCGAACCCTTCTGCTGCTCTCGGGGACCCTGACCCTGACCAAGACCTGGGCGG gcTCCCACTCCCTGAGGTATTTCTACACCGCCGTGTCCCGGCCCGGCCGCGGGAAGCCCCGCTTCATCGCCGTCGGCTACGTGGACGACACGCAGTTCCAGCGGTTCGACAGCGGCGCCGCGAGTCCGAGGGCGGAGCCGCGGGCGCCCTggatggagcaggaggggccgcAGTATTGGGAAGAAGAGACGCGGACCTACAAGGACATTGCACACAATTTCCGAGTGGAACTTAACGTTTTGCCTGACTACTACAACCTTAGCAAGGCCG GGTCTCACACCTTCCAGTGGATGCATGGTTGCTACGTGGACTCAGACGGGCGCCTCCTCCGTGGATACAGTCAGTTCGCCTATGACGGTGATGACTACCTCACCCTGAACGAGGACCTGCACTCCTGGACCGTGGCAGACATGGCAGCTCAGATCACCCTGCATAAGTGGGAGGCAAGCGGTGTTGTGGAGCGCCACAAGGCCTACGTGAAAGACAAGTGTGTGAAGTGGCTCCTCAGACACCTGGAGAACGGGAAGGAGATGCTGCAGCGCATAG AGCCCCCAAAAACACATGTGACCTGCCACCCCATCTCTAACCATGAGGTCACCCTGAGGTTCTGGGCCCTGGGCTTCTACCCAGCAGAGATCACCCTGACCTGGCAGCGTGATGGGGAGGACCTGACCCAGGACACCAAGCTTGTGGAGACCAGGCCTGCAGGGGATGGGACCTTCCAGAAGTGGGCGGCTGTGATGGTGCCTtctggagagaagcagagatacATGTGCCGTGTGCAGCATGAGGGGCTACCCGAGCCCGTCATCCTGAGATGGG AGGTGCCTCTTGAGTCCACTATCTCCACTGTTGGCATCGTTGTCCTGGCTGTCTTGGTAGTTGTGGTCATTGGAGTCTTGGTGGCTGGAGGAAGAAGTGCTCAG
- the LOC138915013 gene encoding saoe class I histocompatibility antigen, A alpha chain-like isoform X5 — MRVRGPRTLLLLSGTLTLTKTWAGSHSLRYFYTAVSRPGRGKPRFIAVGYVDDTQFQRFDSGAASPRAEPRAPWMEQEGPQYWEEETRTYKDIAHNFRVELNVLPDYYNLSKAGSHTFQWMHGCYVDSDGRLLRGYSQFAYDGDDYLTLNEDLHSWTVADMAAQITLHKWEASGVVERHKAYVKDKCVKWLLRHLENGKEMLQRIAEITLTWQRDGEDLTQDTKLVETRPAGDGTFQKWAAVMVPSGEKQRYMCRVQHEGLPEPVILRWEVPLESTISTVGIVVLAVLVVVVIGVLVAGGRSAQQRHCPRLSCVCPVLVNTKL; from the exons ATGAGGGTCAGGGGGCCCCGAACCCTTCTGCTGCTCTCGGGGACCCTGACCCTGACCAAGACCTGGGCGG gcTCCCACTCCCTGAGGTATTTCTACACCGCCGTGTCCCGGCCCGGCCGCGGGAAGCCCCGCTTCATCGCCGTCGGCTACGTGGACGACACGCAGTTCCAGCGGTTCGACAGCGGCGCCGCGAGTCCGAGGGCGGAGCCGCGGGCGCCCTggatggagcaggaggggccgcAGTATTGGGAAGAAGAGACGCGGACCTACAAGGACATTGCACACAATTTCCGAGTGGAACTTAACGTTTTGCCTGACTACTACAACCTTAGCAAGGCCG GGTCTCACACCTTCCAGTGGATGCATGGTTGCTACGTGGACTCAGACGGGCGCCTCCTCCGTGGATACAGTCAGTTCGCCTATGACGGTGATGACTACCTCACCCTGAACGAGGACCTGCACTCCTGGACCGTGGCAGACATGGCAGCTCAGATCACCCTGCATAAGTGGGAGGCAAGCGGTGTTGTGGAGCGCCACAAGGCCTACGTGAAAGACAAGTGTGTGAAGTGGCTCCTCAGACACCTGGAGAACGGGAAGGAGATGCTGCAGCGCATAG CAGAGATCACCCTGACCTGGCAGCGTGATGGGGAGGACCTGACCCAGGACACCAAGCTTGTGGAGACCAGGCCTGCAGGGGATGGGACCTTCCAGAAGTGGGCGGCTGTGATGGTGCCTtctggagagaagcagagatacATGTGCCGTGTGCAGCATGAGGGGCTACCCGAGCCCGTCATCCTGAGATGGG AGGTGCCTCTTGAGTCCACTATCTCCACTGTTGGCATCGTTGTCCTGGCTGTCTTGGTAGTTGTGGTCATTGGAGTCTTGGTGGCTGGAGGAAGAAGTGCTCAG